The sequence TCTCATGGTCAGGCAAATCAACAGATCTTGCAGGCTTTCCATCCATAAGTGCATCCAGAATTTTTTCTAATCCTGACCTTTCCGCTCCTTCCTGAGTAATGAAAACTGGAATCAAGAACAAAACCTATCAAATAATGCTAGAGCTTGTGAATATCTTACTTACCTTCACTTTTACTTGTGGATCCTTAGTTTTGCTCTTTTTAAGCTTATCCAATCTCTTCTCTATCtgcagtattttgcaaaattcttgGTTAAGTATGAAcataaacaaaataaataaatccacACTTAAATCCCTCACCCATTATATTACCTGTTCAAGATCACAAAATATGAGTTCTAAGTTAATCACATCAATATCTGACTTGGGATCAACTTTTCCATTCACGTGAACAATATCATCATCTTCAAAACATCGCACAACCTGAAAATCCAATGAAGAAAAGATTGGTGCTAAGTTCATCCTAGAACCTCAACAACCAATAGCCTATTATGTTTTTCAAACTAAATGCAACGCAGCACAACAAGGACCAAGTCCCATTAATGAATAACAGTGCCAGAAAAAAAGGGTAATCATCGGGTGTTCCAACATTGTACAACTACAACCACTGAACTGATAAAGGAACATCTATTGGAGAATTATAGTGATTCAAACTCTGCAAAATAAGAGGACACCAACAGAATGGCATGCAGCAGTTGAGAAACATGGGAATGCGGCTAGTAAAAAGATGCAAAGCTTGAGTTTCCAGAAACTTGACAAATGCCTGAGAGCACAAACACATGCAAGTCAGCAAACTGACCTGAAGTATAGAATCCACTTCACGGATGTTTGAAAGAAATTGATTTCCCAGTCCCTGAAGTCAACAACCAGGTAAACATTTTCATATATAAACTAGTCAGGTAAACATTTTCATATATAAACTAGTGAAAAACACTCATCGACATGTTCTGTGCTGCATCAGTAATAACACGAAGAACAACCGGTACCTCTCCTTTGCTTGCTCCTTTGACTAGGCCTGCAATGTCGACAAGCTCAATGGATGTCGGGACCGTCTGCTTGGACTTGCTTAATTTTGAGAGCACGTTCAAGCGAGGATCGGGAATTGCCACGACACCAGTGTTTGGGTTTATGGTGCAAAAGGGAAAGTTTGCAGCTTGGGCCTTCCCATTTTCAACCTAATAACATCCAGAAACGAACTCACATTTCGTTATCATGAGAAGTAAGTATATGCCAATTGCATCTCACATTGCGAAACATAAAAACCATTCCATCACGCAGTCATCGTTGCAAGGACAGAAATTATGCAGTGAGCGTGAATAACACAAGAAACAAGAATAATTCATCAAAACTCTCTTCAAGTTCCAATCATATTAACCATTTCAACCTTTGGACGACAGCATCTCTAAGTGGCAAAACATCGAACACTTAAAATGCAGTGACATTGCCCCTACAGTCCTACACGCACGCTTCATCTACCAGAAAAACCATTGCACGAATAGAAGGAGCAAATTTCATTGCTCCCGGCTAGTTCGAGCTCTGGAAAGACGACATCCTTCTCACGGACAGGAGTAGTTTTAATTCTAAGGCAGCGGGTTCTGTGTGTGCTCAATTGGTGACTTACAATGGCGTTGAAGAGGGTGGACTTGCCGACGTTGGGCAGGCCGACGATGCCGGCGTGGAGGCTCATGCTAATCTTCGCGTTGCGGCCCGAGGAGTAccgccgcgcgcccccgccgccgccgacgacgcccCGGCTCCGCTGCCAGCGCAGGAGGAGCGCCGAGGAGGCGCACGAGGAGGGCAACGGCAAGGGCGTCGTCGCCGGCACGGCGGGCGTCCGCGTGAACCCCACGAACGGACGGCGGCCGAGGGTGCGGGACATCGTCGCCATGGGCGCCCGCCGAGAAGAGCAGTCGCCGCCGGCGCAGGAGCGTACGGTGAGACACACACACGAGGGACTAGCGCGAGATAGAACGATAGAAAGATGGATGGCACGTGAGCGGCACGTGAGCGTTAAAGTCCATAGCACAATTTTCTGCCTCGTTTTCcctcctcgcctcgcctcgtctcgCCGGCGCTGCCATgcgccgccgcgtcctcctccgCCTCAGGCCGCCGGCGCGGCGACGCCTCTGCGCGGCGCTCTCGACCGCGGCCTCAACGACGGCCGCCGCGCCCAGCGCGTACCGCCTGCTGGCGCTCCTCCGCGGCTGCGTCGCGCCGCCGCACCTCCCGCTGGGCCTCCGCATCCACGCCCGCGCCGTCACCTCCGGCCTCCTCGCGGCCGCCGACGGGCCGGAGGGCGCCCTCCAGACGCGGCTCATCGGCATGTACGTCCTGGCGCGTCGCTTCCGGGACGCCGTCGCGGTCTTCTCCTCgctcccgcgcgccgccgccgcgtcggcgcTCCCCTGGAACTGGCTCATCCGCGGGCTCACCATGGCCGGACACCACCGCTTCGCCGTGCTCTTCTACGTCAAGATGTGGGCCCACTCGTCGGCGCCGCGGCCCGACGGCCACACCCTCCCCTACGTCGTCAAGTCGTGCGCCGCGCTCGGCGCGCTCGCCCTCGGCCGCCTCGTGCATCGCACCGCCCGGGCGCTCGGGCTAGACCGCGACATGTACGTCGGGAGCGCGCTCATCAAGATGTACGCGGACGCCGGCCTCCTCGGGGGCGCGCGCGAGGTGTTCGACGGAATGGCCGAGCGGGACTGCGTCCTGTGGAACGTGATGATGGACGGGTACGTCAAGGGCGGCGACGTGGCCAGCGCAGTGGGGCTGTTCGGAGCCATGAGGGCGTCCCGCTGCGACCCCAACTTCGCGACCCTGGCGTGCTTTCTGTCTGTGTGCGCCACGGAGGCTGACTTGCTCTCCGGGTTGCAGCTGCACACCCT comes from Triticum aestivum cultivar Chinese Spring chromosome 5B, IWGSC CS RefSeq v2.1, whole genome shotgun sequence and encodes:
- the LOC123113517 gene encoding ribosome-binding ATPase YchF, which translates into the protein MATMSRTLGRRPFVGFTRTPAVPATTPLPLPSSCASSALLLRWQRSRGVVGGGGGARRYSSGRNAKISMSLHAGIVGLPNVGKSTLFNAIVENGKAQAANFPFCTINPNTGVVAIPDPRLNVLSKLSKSKQTVPTSIELVDIAGLVKGASKGEGLGNQFLSNIREVDSILQVVRCFEDDDIVHVNGKVDPKSDIDVINLELIFCDLEQIEKRLDKLKKSKTKDPQVKVKEGAERSGLEKILDALMDGKPARSVDLPDHEKEAIQHLYLLTMKPVIYVANVTESDLADPDKNPHVQEVAKLASELQSGMVTISAQVEAELSELPLEERVEYLNSLDVAESGLGNLVKATYNLLGLRTYFTTGEQETKAWTIIAGMTAPQAAGVIHSDFQKGFIRAETVSYDDFVAAGSLGAAREKGVMRLEGKEYIVQEGDVMLFRFNV